The following are from one region of the Noviherbaspirillum sedimenti genome:
- the pyk gene encoding pyruvate kinase, translating into MRRATKIVATIGPVSSDLETLTRMIQAGVDVVRLNFSHGKAQDHIDRARLVREAAQACGREVAIMADLQGPKIRVGKFEHGKIMLEKGAKFVLDATCELGNQEQVGLDYKELPRDLKPHDVLLLNDGLIVLVVDKVIGSAIHTTVKIGGELSNNKGINRQGGGLSAPALTAKDMEDVKTAMAMQADYVAVSFPKNAADMIMARQLANIAGEAHRHKPMMIAKIERAEAIPALQEILDASDGIMVARGDLAVEVGNAAVPALQKRMIKMARASNKVAITATQMMESMIVNAIPTRAEVSDVANAVLDGTDAVMTSAETASGRYPVETVEAMAAICQEAEKSEDYTLDGDFLNKTFTRIDQSIAYGALFTAHHLGVKAIVALTESGSTALWMSRYDIAIPILAMTHVLGTQRKASLYRNVQTFEMNHSLDSEAVMKAAEDLLLAKGLVQKGDMIVVTWGEPMGQVGGTNALKIMRVGEN; encoded by the coding sequence ATGCGCCGCGCCACCAAAATTGTTGCCACCATCGGTCCCGTATCGAGCGACCTGGAAACCCTGACCCGCATGATCCAGGCGGGCGTGGATGTCGTTCGCCTGAATTTTTCGCATGGCAAGGCGCAAGACCATATTGACCGCGCCCGCCTGGTGCGCGAAGCGGCGCAGGCCTGCGGGCGCGAAGTAGCCATCATGGCCGATTTGCAGGGACCGAAGATTCGCGTCGGCAAATTCGAGCATGGCAAGATCATGCTGGAAAAAGGCGCGAAATTCGTGCTGGACGCCACCTGCGAACTCGGCAACCAGGAACAGGTCGGCCTCGATTACAAGGAATTGCCGCGTGACCTGAAGCCACATGACGTGCTGTTGCTGAACGATGGCCTGATCGTGCTGGTAGTCGACAAGGTCATCGGCAGCGCCATCCACACTACCGTGAAAATCGGCGGCGAACTCTCCAACAACAAGGGCATCAACCGCCAGGGCGGCGGCTTGTCGGCGCCGGCGCTGACCGCCAAGGACATGGAAGACGTCAAGACGGCGATGGCCATGCAGGCCGATTACGTCGCCGTGTCCTTCCCCAAGAATGCCGCCGACATGATCATGGCGCGCCAGCTGGCCAATATCGCCGGCGAGGCGCATCGACACAAGCCGATGATGATTGCCAAGATCGAGCGTGCCGAAGCGATCCCTGCCTTGCAGGAAATCCTCGACGCCTCCGACGGCATCATGGTGGCGCGCGGCGACCTCGCGGTGGAAGTCGGCAATGCCGCCGTGCCGGCGTTGCAAAAGCGCATGATCAAAATGGCGCGCGCCTCCAACAAGGTGGCGATTACCGCGACGCAAATGATGGAGTCGATGATCGTCAATGCGATCCCGACCCGCGCCGAAGTCTCGGACGTCGCCAATGCGGTGCTGGACGGCACCGATGCAGTGATGACTTCGGCCGAAACCGCTTCCGGCCGCTATCCCGTGGAAACCGTGGAAGCCATGGCAGCGATTTGCCAGGAAGCCGAAAAGTCGGAAGACTATACGCTCGACGGCGATTTCCTGAACAAGACCTTTACCCGCATCGATCAGTCGATCGCGTATGGCGCCCTGTTCACCGCCCACCATCTGGGTGTCAAAGCCATCGTCGCCCTGACCGAATCCGGTTCCACTGCGCTATGGATGAGCCGTTATGACATCGCCATTCCCATCCTGGCGATGACCCATGTGCTGGGTACCCAGCGCAAGGCGTCCCTGTACCGCAACGTGCAGACCTTCGAAATGAACCATTCGCTTGATAGCGAAGCCGTCATGAAAGCGGCAGAAGATCTGCTGCTGGCCAAAGGCCTGGTGCAAAAAGGTGACATGATCGTGGTGACATGGGGCGAGCCGATGGGCCAGGTCGGCGGCACCAATGCCCTGAAGATCATGCGGGTCGGGGAAAACTGA
- a CDS encoding acyl-CoA dehydrogenase, giving the protein MTVARTTPNGKAQFRWDDPLLLEQQLSDSERMVRDATRAYCQDKLAPRVLEAFRHERMDASIFREMGALGLLGATIPEQYGGAGLNYVSYGLIAREVERVDSGYRSMLSVQSSLVMLPIYTFGTEAQRQKYLPKLASGEFIGCFGLTEPDHGSDPQSMATHAKKVAGGYALSGSKMWITNAPIADVFVVWAKDEEGAIRGFVLEKGMAGLSAPAIEGKFGLRASITGEIVMDGVFCPEENIFPDVRGLKGPFTCLDSARYGIAWGALGAAESCWHIARQYVLDRKQFGRPLAANQLVQKKLADMQTEITLGLQACLQFGRMKDEGTASVEITSMLKRNSCGKALDIARVARDMLGGNGISDEFGVIRHMLNLEVVNTYEGTHDIHALILGRAQTGIQAFHP; this is encoded by the coding sequence ATGACCGTAGCCCGCACCACACCGAATGGCAAAGCGCAATTCCGCTGGGACGATCCGTTGCTGCTGGAACAGCAATTAAGCGACAGCGAACGCATGGTGCGCGATGCCACCCGCGCCTATTGCCAGGACAAGCTGGCCCCGCGCGTGCTGGAAGCCTTCCGCCACGAGCGCATGGATGCCTCGATTTTCCGCGAGATGGGCGCGCTCGGCTTGCTCGGCGCGACCATCCCGGAACAGTATGGCGGCGCCGGCCTGAATTACGTCAGCTACGGCCTGATCGCGCGCGAAGTCGAACGGGTCGATTCCGGTTACCGCTCGATGTTGAGCGTGCAATCCTCGCTGGTGATGCTGCCGATTTACACCTTCGGCACCGAGGCGCAGCGGCAAAAGTATCTGCCGAAACTGGCCAGCGGCGAATTCATCGGCTGCTTCGGCCTGACCGAGCCCGACCATGGCTCCGATCCGCAGTCGATGGCGACGCACGCAAAAAAAGTGGCGGGCGGCTATGCCCTCAGCGGCAGCAAGATGTGGATCACCAATGCGCCGATCGCCGATGTCTTCGTGGTCTGGGCCAAGGATGAGGAAGGCGCGATTCGCGGCTTTGTCCTGGAAAAAGGCATGGCGGGTCTCAGTGCGCCGGCGATCGAGGGCAAGTTCGGCTTGCGCGCCTCGATTACCGGCGAAATCGTCATGGATGGCGTATTCTGCCCGGAAGAAAATATTTTCCCCGATGTGCGCGGCCTGAAAGGCCCTTTCACCTGCCTTGATTCGGCGCGTTACGGCATCGCCTGGGGCGCGTTGGGCGCCGCGGAATCCTGCTGGCATATCGCGCGCCAGTATGTGCTGGACCGCAAGCAATTCGGCCGTCCCCTGGCGGCAAACCAGCTGGTGCAAAAGAAGTTGGCCGACATGCAGACCGAAATCACGCTCGGCTTGCAGGCGTGCCTGCAGTTCGGCCGCATGAAGGATGAAGGCACGGCTTCGGTGGAAATTACTTCCATGCTCAAGCGCAATTCCTGCGGCAAGGCGCTCGACATCGCCCGCGTCGCCCGCGACATGTTGGGCGGCAACGGCATCTCGGATGAATTCGGCGTGATCCGCCACATGCTCAACCTCGAAGTCGTCAATACCTATGAAGGCACGCACGACATCCATGCACTGATCCTAGGCCGGGCGCAAACCGGCATCCAGGCGTTCCATCCCTGA
- a CDS encoding phosphoglycerate kinase: MQFKRLADLCANQQLQGKRVFIRADLNVPQDDAGNITEDTRIRASVPAIRMALDAGAAVMVTSHLGRPTEGEFKPQDSLAPIASRLTDLLGQPVELRQNWVDGVEVAPGQVVLLENCRVNKGEKKNSDELAQKMASLCDVYVNDAFGTAHRAEATTHGMAKYAPVACAGPLLAAELDALGKALGQPARPLVAIVAGSKVSTKLSILESLADKVDNLIVGGGIANTFLLAAGLKIGKSLAEADLVADAKRIIDKMAARGASVPIPVDVVCAKEFAPNAVATIKAVADVTDDDMILDIGPQTAAQLAQQIAQAGTIVWNGPVGVFEFDQFAGGTKTLAQAIAASKAFSIAGGGDTLAAIAKYEIADKIGYISTGGGAFLEFLEGKTLPAVAVLQERAAA, encoded by the coding sequence ATGCAATTCAAACGCCTGGCCGATTTGTGCGCCAACCAGCAACTGCAGGGCAAGCGCGTCTTCATTCGCGCCGATCTCAACGTGCCGCAGGACGATGCCGGCAATATCACCGAAGATACCCGCATCCGCGCCTCGGTGCCGGCGATCCGCATGGCGCTCGACGCCGGCGCCGCCGTCATGGTGACCTCGCACCTGGGCCGTCCGACCGAAGGCGAATTCAAGCCGCAAGACTCGCTGGCGCCGATCGCGTCGCGTTTGACCGACTTGCTGGGCCAGCCGGTGGAGTTGCGGCAGAACTGGGTCGATGGCGTCGAAGTCGCGCCGGGCCAGGTGGTGTTGCTGGAAAACTGCCGCGTCAACAAGGGCGAGAAAAAGAACAGCGATGAACTGGCGCAGAAAATGGCCAGCCTGTGCGACGTGTACGTCAACGATGCCTTCGGTACTGCGCACCGCGCCGAAGCCACCACCCATGGCATGGCAAAATATGCCCCGGTGGCGTGTGCCGGCCCCTTGCTGGCGGCCGAGCTCGATGCCTTGGGCAAGGCCCTGGGCCAGCCGGCGCGTCCGCTGGTGGCGATTGTGGCCGGCTCCAAGGTTTCGACCAAGCTCTCCATTCTGGAGTCGCTGGCCGACAAGGTGGATAATCTGATCGTCGGCGGTGGCATTGCCAATACCTTTCTGCTGGCAGCCGGCCTGAAGATCGGCAAATCGCTGGCCGAAGCCGACCTGGTGGCGGACGCCAAACGCATTATCGACAAGATGGCGGCACGCGGCGCCTCGGTGCCGATTCCGGTGGATGTGGTGTGCGCCAAGGAATTCGCGCCGAACGCCGTGGCCACCATCAAGGCCGTAGCGGATGTGACCGACGACGACATGATTCTCGATATCGGCCCGCAAACCGCGGCGCAACTGGCGCAACAAATCGCGCAAGCCGGCACCATCGTCTGGAACGGCCCGGTCGGCGTGTTCGAATTCGACCAGTTTGCCGGCGGCACCAAGACCCTGGCGCAGGCAATCGCCGCTTCCAAGGCGTTTTCGATCGCCGGCGGCGGCGATACCCTGGCGGCGATCGCCAAGTACGAGATCGCCGACAAGATCGGTTATATCTCGACCGGCGGCGGCGCCTTCCTGGAATTCCTGGAAGGTAAGACCCTGCCGGCAGTGGCGGTGCTGCAGGAACGCGCCGCAGCCTGA
- a CDS encoding flavin reductase family protein, with amino-acid sequence MHTSIPRNVSDPLDTRHFRNALAQFATGVTVITTRLDSGEFVGMTATSFNSVSLAPPLVLWSLGNSARSLPVFQSCSHYVINVLAAHQANLADRFARRIENRFEGVEFALSATGLPILKGAAAWFECRNKSRYPEGDHVIMVGEVEHCDVQPQPALVFHSGKFVATNIE; translated from the coding sequence ATGCACACCAGTATTCCACGCAATGTCTCCGATCCGCTCGACACCCGCCATTTCCGCAATGCCCTGGCACAGTTCGCCACTGGCGTCACCGTCATTACCACGCGCCTCGACTCCGGCGAGTTTGTCGGCATGACCGCGACCTCCTTCAATTCGGTGTCGCTGGCGCCACCTCTGGTGCTGTGGAGCCTGGGCAATAGTGCGCGCAGCCTGCCGGTGTTCCAGTCCTGTTCGCATTACGTGATCAATGTGCTGGCGGCGCACCAGGCAAACCTCGCCGACCGCTTTGCGCGCCGCATCGAGAACCGCTTTGAAGGTGTCGAATTCGCGCTATCGGCCACCGGCTTGCCGATCCTGAAGGGTGCCGCCGCCTGGTTCGAATGCCGCAACAAGAGCCGCTACCCGGAAGGCGACCATGTCATCATGGTCGGCGAAGTCGAGCATTGTGACGTGCAGCCGCAGCCGGCGCTGGTTTTTCATAGCGGCAAATTTGTTGCCACTAACATTGAGTAA
- a CDS encoding phosphoribosylaminoimidazolesuccinocarboxamide synthase encodes MTSLYQSSITSLQLLGRGKVRDNYAVGDDKILIVTTDRLSAFDVVMNEPIPAKGRVLNQMSDFWFAKLAGIVPNHLTGVAPESVVAPDEVEQVRGRAVVAKRLQPIMVEAVVRGYIIGSGWKDYQATGAICGIALPAGLRQADKLAQPIFTPAAKAELGEHDENISFEEMEKRIGKELAAKMRDISIQLYQTAADYAATRGIIIADTKFEFGLDEHGVLHLMDEVLTADSSRFWPADSYAPGISPPSFDKQFVRDYLETLSDWNKTSPAPALPPEVIEKTGDKYREALQRLTGETLKD; translated from the coding sequence ATGACCAGCCTCTACCAATCCAGCATCACCTCCCTTCAACTCCTTGGCCGCGGCAAGGTGCGCGACAACTACGCCGTCGGTGACGACAAGATCCTGATCGTCACTACCGACCGCCTGTCGGCCTTCGACGTCGTGATGAACGAGCCGATTCCCGCCAAGGGCCGTGTCCTGAACCAGATGTCCGACTTCTGGTTCGCCAAGCTCGCCGGCATCGTCCCCAACCACCTGACCGGCGTTGCCCCGGAGTCCGTGGTGGCGCCCGACGAGGTCGAGCAGGTGCGTGGTCGTGCGGTGGTGGCCAAGCGCCTGCAGCCGATCATGGTCGAAGCGGTGGTGCGTGGCTATATCATCGGTTCCGGCTGGAAGGATTACCAGGCCACCGGTGCGATCTGCGGCATCGCCTTGCCGGCCGGCCTGCGCCAGGCCGACAAGCTGGCCCAGCCGATCTTCACGCCGGCCGCCAAGGCCGAGCTCGGCGAGCATGACGAGAACATCAGCTTTGAAGAGATGGAAAAGCGCATCGGCAAGGAGCTCGCTGCCAAGATGCGCGACATCAGCATCCAGCTGTACCAGACCGCGGCGGATTACGCCGCCACGCGCGGCATCATCATCGCCGACACCAAGTTCGAGTTCGGTCTCGACGAGCATGGCGTGCTGCACCTGATGGATGAAGTGCTGACTGCCGATTCCTCGCGTTTCTGGCCGGCCGATTCCTATGCGCCAGGCATCTCGCCGCCATCGTTCGACAAGCAGTTCGTGCGCGATTACCTGGAAACCCTGAGCGACTGGAACAAGACCTCGCCGGCGCCGGCGCTGCCGCCGGAAGTCATCGAAAAGACCGGCGACAAGTACCGCGAGGCGCTGCAGCGCCTGACTGGCGAAACCCTGAAGGATTGA
- a CDS encoding L-threonylcarbamoyladenylate synthase, with protein sequence MSELIPDPAAIAAAAHLLEQGELVAFPTETVYGLGADAENPQAVAKIYAAKGRPANHPLIVHLAPAADIGYWAEQIPAQAQQLIAAFWPGPLTLILKRAAHIPDTVSGGQDSIGLRCPSHPVAQALLREFKGGRGGVAAPSANKFGHVSPTTARHVRDEFGAPPQSPLAAILDGGQSEVGIESTILDLSRMASHGPVLLRPGHISPQQIAAVIGVVPALPDGAAPRASGTLEAHYAPVTPVALVAPQHVAEVVRRLAAGGHRAALMRRASGSLEETCAQLVLPDTPAGYAHALYAALREMDAAGADIILVEAPPTGPEWQGVNDRLRRAAHDSTAVLAALLKPAL encoded by the coding sequence ATGTCAGAGCTGATTCCGGACCCGGCGGCAATTGCCGCCGCCGCGCACCTGCTGGAACAGGGCGAACTGGTGGCATTCCCGACCGAGACTGTCTATGGCCTGGGGGCTGACGCCGAAAATCCGCAGGCAGTGGCAAAAATTTACGCCGCCAAGGGCCGCCCGGCCAACCATCCGCTGATCGTGCACCTGGCGCCGGCGGCCGATATCGGCTACTGGGCAGAACAGATTCCTGCGCAAGCGCAGCAGCTGATCGCGGCATTCTGGCCAGGCCCGCTGACCCTGATCCTGAAGCGCGCCGCGCACATTCCGGACACGGTCTCCGGCGGCCAGGACAGCATCGGCCTGCGCTGCCCCTCGCACCCGGTGGCGCAAGCTTTGCTGCGCGAATTCAAGGGCGGCCGTGGCGGCGTGGCTGCGCCCTCGGCCAACAAGTTCGGCCATGTCAGCCCGACCACCGCGCGCCATGTGCGCGATGAATTCGGCGCGCCGCCGCAGAGCCCGCTGGCCGCCATCCTCGATGGTGGCCAGAGCGAAGTCGGCATCGAATCGACCATCCTCGACCTCTCGCGCATGGCAAGCCACGGTCCAGTGTTGCTGCGCCCGGGCCATATCTCGCCGCAACAGATCGCCGCCGTCATCGGCGTTGTGCCAGCCCTGCCGGATGGCGCCGCGCCGCGCGCCTCGGGTACGCTGGAAGCGCACTATGCGCCGGTCACGCCGGTGGCGCTGGTGGCGCCGCAGCATGTGGCGGAAGTGGTGCGCAGGCTGGCTGCCGGCGGACACCGCGCCGCGCTGATGCGACGCGCAAGCGGATCGCTGGAGGAAACCTGCGCCCAATTGGTGCTGCCGGACACGCCGGCCGGTTACGCACATGCGCTATATGCCGCCTTGCGCGAAATGGATGCGGCCGGCGCCGACATCATCCTGGTCGAAGCGCCGCCGACAGGGCCCGAATGGCAAGGCGTCAATGACCGCCTGCGCCGCGCCGCACACGATTCGACCGCGGTGCTGGCGGCCTTGCTAAAACCCGCGCTTTAG
- the fba gene encoding class II fructose-bisphosphate aldolase (catalyzes the reversible aldol condensation of dihydroxyacetonephosphate and glyceraldehyde 3-phosphate in the Calvin cycle, glycolysis, and/or gluconeogenesis), with protein MPLVSMRQLLDHAAENGYGLPAFNVNNLEQVSAIMAAADEVGAPVIMQASAGARKYAGEAFLRHLISAAVEAYPHIPVVMHQDHGQSPAVCMAAIKSGFTSVMMDGSLTEDGKTVASYEYNVEVSREVVKFSHSIGVTVEAELGVLGSLETMKGDKEDGHGAEGTMTREQLLTDVAQAADFVKQTQCDALAIAIGTSHGAYKFSRKPTGDILAIDRIKEIHARIPNTHLVMHGSSSVPQELLAIIREFGGDMKETYGVPVEEIQEGIKHGVRKINIDTDIRLAMTAAIRRYLFENPSKFDPRDYLKPAREAAMQICKARYLQFGCEGQAAKIKPLSLDKIAEKYKKGELSQIVQ; from the coding sequence ATGCCACTCGTATCGATGCGCCAGCTGCTCGACCACGCCGCCGAAAACGGCTACGGTTTGCCTGCATTCAACGTCAACAACCTGGAACAGGTTTCCGCCATCATGGCTGCAGCCGACGAAGTCGGCGCGCCGGTGATCATGCAAGCCTCGGCGGGCGCCCGTAAGTATGCCGGCGAAGCCTTCCTGCGCCACCTGATCTCGGCGGCCGTGGAAGCCTATCCGCATATCCCTGTCGTGATGCATCAGGATCACGGCCAGTCGCCGGCAGTCTGCATGGCGGCGATCAAGTCCGGCTTTACTTCGGTGATGATGGATGGCTCGCTGACGGAAGACGGCAAGACGGTCGCCAGCTATGAATACAACGTCGAAGTCTCGCGCGAAGTGGTGAAGTTCTCGCATTCGATCGGCGTCACCGTCGAAGCCGAACTGGGCGTGCTCGGCTCGCTGGAAACCATGAAGGGCGACAAGGAAGACGGCCACGGCGCCGAAGGCACCATGACCCGCGAGCAGCTGCTGACCGACGTCGCCCAGGCTGCTGACTTCGTCAAACAGACCCAGTGCGACGCCCTGGCGATTGCCATCGGCACCTCGCATGGCGCCTACAAGTTTTCGCGCAAGCCCACCGGCGACATTCTGGCGATCGACCGCATCAAGGAAATCCACGCCCGCATTCCCAACACTCACCTGGTGATGCACGGCTCCTCCTCGGTGCCGCAGGAATTGCTGGCCATCATCCGCGAATTCGGCGGCGACATGAAGGAAACCTACGGCGTGCCGGTCGAGGAAATCCAGGAAGGCATCAAGCACGGCGTACGCAAGATCAATATCGACACCGATATCCGCCTGGCCATGACCGCGGCGATCCGCCGTTACCTGTTCGAGAATCCGTCCAAGTTCGATCCGCGCGATTACCTGAAGCCGGCGCGTGAAGCCGCGATGCAGATCTGCAAGGCGCGTTACCTGCAGTTCGGTTGCGAAGGCCAGGCTGCCAAGATCAAGCCGCTGTCGCTGGACAAGATCGCAGAGAAGTACAAGAAGGGCGAACTTTCGCAAATCGTGCAGTAA
- the purE gene encoding 5-(carboxyamino)imidazole ribonucleotide mutase yields the protein MAEQAKQAAPLVGVVMGSSSDWEVMQNAVAMLKEFGVPYEAQVISAHRMPDQMFAYAESARSRGLRAIIAGAGGAAHLPGMLAAKTIVPVLGVPVPSKYLRGEDSLLSIVQMPKGIPVATFAIGEAGAANAALTAIAILAATDDALAARLQEFRAKQTQVAQAMSLPA from the coding sequence ATGGCTGAACAAGCGAAACAGGCCGCGCCGCTGGTGGGCGTGGTGATGGGTTCTTCCTCGGACTGGGAAGTGATGCAGAACGCGGTGGCAATGCTCAAGGAATTCGGCGTGCCTTACGAGGCGCAGGTGATTTCCGCGCACCGCATGCCGGACCAGATGTTCGCCTATGCGGAATCGGCGCGTTCGCGCGGCTTGCGGGCAATCATCGCCGGCGCCGGCGGCGCTGCCCACCTGCCGGGCATGTTGGCGGCCAAGACCATCGTGCCGGTGCTGGGCGTGCCGGTGCCGTCCAAATACCTGCGCGGCGAGGATTCGCTGCTGTCGATCGTGCAAATGCCCAAGGGTATCCCGGTCGCCACCTTCGCCATCGGTGAAGCCGGCGCCGCCAATGCCGCCCTGACCGCGATCGCCATCCTGGCCGCCACCGACGATGCGCTGGCCGCGCGCCTGCAGGAATTCCGCGCCAAGCAGACCCAGGTGGCGCAGGCGATGAGTTTGCCGGCATGA
- a CDS encoding 5-(carboxyamino)imidazole ribonucleotide synthase: MSEQQPPFVPSATPPTWLGVMGGGQLGRMFVHAAQAMGFKVAVLEPARDCPAGHAADYLLSADYHDPVALNQLAGLCAAVTTEFENVPAQSLAMLAAHSFVAPAAASVSVAQDRVVEKRFFTECAATSHVLPAPHKVIASAADVDAITDDLLPGILKTARLGYDGKGQVRVRTREEARAAFKEMQGVTCVLEKMLPLAYEVSVLAARGDDGESAVYPIAENVHRDGILFSTTVPGPHVSDETARRAQHAALAIIGKLEYVGVLCIEFFVLQDGALVVNEMAPRPHNSGHYTIDACITSQFAQQARAMARLPLGDVRQHSPAVMLNILGDVWFEGDSDSAREPAWDKVLALPGANLHLYGKDDPRRGRKMGHITFVAPTLAEAQESFAAACRILGIPA, translated from the coding sequence ATGAGCGAGCAGCAGCCTCCTTTTGTACCGTCCGCGACGCCGCCGACCTGGCTGGGCGTGATGGGCGGCGGTCAGCTTGGCCGCATGTTCGTGCACGCAGCGCAAGCCATGGGCTTCAAGGTGGCGGTGCTGGAACCGGCGCGCGACTGCCCGGCCGGCCACGCCGCCGATTACCTGCTCAGCGCCGATTATCACGATCCGGTGGCGTTGAACCAGCTTGCCGGCCTGTGCGCGGCGGTGACTACCGAATTTGAAAACGTCCCGGCGCAAAGCCTTGCGATGCTGGCGGCGCACAGCTTCGTCGCGCCGGCCGCCGCCAGCGTGTCGGTCGCCCAGGACCGCGTTGTCGAAAAGCGCTTCTTCACCGAATGCGCCGCGACCTCGCATGTGCTGCCAGCGCCGCACAAGGTGATCGCCAGCGCAGCCGACGTCGATGCCATCACCGATGACCTGTTGCCGGGCATCCTGAAAACCGCGCGCCTCGGTTACGACGGCAAGGGCCAGGTGCGGGTACGCACGCGCGAGGAAGCGCGTGCGGCGTTCAAGGAAATGCAGGGCGTGACCTGCGTGCTGGAAAAGATGCTGCCGCTGGCCTATGAAGTCTCGGTGCTGGCCGCGCGCGGCGACGACGGCGAATCGGCGGTCTATCCGATCGCCGAAAATGTCCACCGCGACGGCATCCTGTTCTCCACCACGGTGCCGGGACCGCACGTCTCGGACGAAACCGCGCGCCGCGCCCAGCATGCCGCGCTGGCCATCATCGGCAAGCTCGAATACGTGGGTGTCTTGTGCATTGAATTCTTCGTGCTGCAGGATGGCGCTCTGGTGGTCAATGAAATGGCCCCGCGCCCGCACAACAGCGGCCACTACACCATCGACGCCTGCATCACCAGCCAGTTCGCGCAACAGGCGCGCGCCATGGCGCGGCTGCCGCTGGGCGACGTGCGCCAGCATTCGCCGGCGGTGATGCTCAACATCCTGGGCGACGTCTGGTTCGAGGGGGACAGCGACAGCGCGCGCGAACCCGCCTGGGACAAGGTACTGGCGCTGCCGGGCGCCAATCTGCACCTGTACGGCAAGGACGACCCGCGCCGTGGCCGCAAGATGGGACACATCACTTTCGTCGCGCCGACCCTGGCAGAAGCGCAGGAAAGCTTTGCCGCCGCTTGCCGGATCCTCGGCATTCCTGCCTGA
- the msrA gene encoding peptide-methionine (S)-S-oxide reductase MsrA: protein MTTEIATLGGGCFWCLEAVYQELKGVQQVESGYAGGLLVNPTYEDVCSGKTGHAEVVRITFDPAVVSYRGILEIFFTIHDPTTLNRQGNDSGTQYRSVIFYHSPEQQDIARHVIAEMANVWDAPLVTELSPLPAYYKAEAYHQNYFRQNPLQGYCAFVVAPKVAKFRKVFSEKAKES, encoded by the coding sequence ATGACAACCGAAATTGCAACGCTGGGAGGCGGTTGCTTCTGGTGCCTGGAAGCCGTCTATCAGGAATTGAAAGGCGTGCAGCAAGTGGAATCCGGCTATGCTGGTGGCCTCCTGGTCAATCCGACCTATGAAGACGTGTGCAGCGGCAAGACCGGCCACGCCGAAGTGGTGCGCATCACCTTCGATCCCGCCGTTGTCAGCTATCGTGGAATCCTGGAGATTTTTTTCACGATCCACGATCCGACCACCTTGAACCGCCAGGGCAATGACAGCGGCACCCAGTACCGTTCCGTGATTTTCTACCATTCACCCGAACAGCAGGATATCGCCCGGCATGTGATTGCCGAGATGGCCAATGTGTGGGATGCGCCGCTCGTCACCGAATTGAGCCCGCTGCCGGCCTATTACAAGGCCGAAGCCTACCACCAGAATTACTTCCGCCAGAATCCGCTGCAAGGCTATTGCGCCTTCGTGGTGGCGCCCAAGGTGGCGAAGTTCCGCAAGGTATTCTCCGAAAAGGCAAAAGAGTCATAA